The following coding sequences are from one Humulus lupulus chromosome X, drHumLupu1.1, whole genome shotgun sequence window:
- the LOC133804685 gene encoding potassium channel KAT3-like: MSEYSESRSSPLPSLFRRHSSGEIIKNLASSVSSSLLPAFGTTVNETHLHLKNYVIAPYDRRYRWWETFLVVLVIYSAWASPFELAFKKVAVGSLMPVDLTVDAFFAIDIILTFFVAYLDKTTYLLVVDHKKIAARYVAKLWLPMDVASTLPFQLIDRVFTGQVHTGEAFRFLILLRLWRLRRVNQLFTRLEKDSCFSYFWTRCCKLICVTLFAVHSAGCFYFWIATHNKNPENTWIGSQVSDFEDRTIWLGYTYSIYWSIVTLTTVGYGDLHAVNTGEKAFNMTYMLFNIGLTAYLIGNMTILIVHSAIRTFAMRDAINEILRYASKNRLPEGLKEQMLAHLQLKFKTVELQQEEVLEDLPKAIRSSIAQHLFHPTLQKTYMFKGVSQDLIVQMVSEMKAEYFPPKVDIILQNEIPTDFYILVSGSMEVLVYKNGTEQLLTKLGSSDMAGEIAVLLNIPQPFTLRTKRLSQVIRMSHHHFKQILQPHRQDGKILLSNFIEYLKGLKKEMLEEIPFLTELLSELATEPIDTNGDAQNQESLDGHTRVEELADTVRVIIHGHSPNENTTAGKLVYLPDTIEDLYSLAENKFGKKASIIVMADGSQVEELNVLRENDHLYYIF, from the exons ATGTCTGAATATTCAGAATCAAGGTCCTCGCCACTTCCATCACTCTTTCGAAGGCATTCAAGTGGGGAAATAATCAAGAACTTGGCCTCATCAGTTTCAAGCAGCCTCTTACCTGCTTTTGGAACTACTGTCAATGAAACTCACCTACACCTTAAAAATTATGTTATTGCTCCCTACGATAGAAGATACAG GTGGTGGGAGACATTCTTGGTGGTGTTGGTGATATACTCAGCGTGGGCGTCGCCGTTTGAGTTGGCTTTTAAGAAAGTGGCAGTGGGGTCTCTCATGCCTGTTGACTTAACTGTCGATGCATTCTTTGCTATTGATATTATTCTTACTTTCTTTGTGGCTTACTTGGACAAAACCACCTATCTTTTAGTTGTTGATCACAAGAAGATTGCTGCCag GTATGTAGCCAAACTGTGGCTGCCTATGGATGTGGCCTCAACTCTACCGTTTCAGCTCATAGACAGAGTCTTTACTGGTCAAGTGCACACTGGTGAGGCATTTCGTTTTCTCATTTTGCTCAGGTTGTGGCGACTCAGGCGTGTTAATCAACTCTTTACAAG ACTAGAGAAAGACTCATGCTTTAGCTACTTCTGGACAAGATGCTGCAAGCTAATCTGC GTGACACTATTCGCGGTGCACTCAGCAGGGTGCTTCTACTTCTGGATTGCGACTCACAACAAGAACCCGGAGAACACATGGATAGGAAGCCAGGTATCGGATTTCGAAGACAGGACCATCTGGTTAGGCTACACCTACTCCATCTATTGGTCAATTGTCACACTCACCACTGTTGGCTATGGTGACCTCCACGCCGTCAACACAGGGGAGAAGGCTTTCAATATGACCTATATGCTCTTCAATATTGGCCTCACTGCTTATCTCATTGGTAACATGACCATTTTGATTGTCCACAGTGCTATCAGAACCTTTGCCATG AGGGATGCTATCAATGAGATATTGAGGTATGCTAGCAAAAACAGACTTCCAGAGGGACTGAAAGAGCAAATGCTGGCACACTTGCAACTCAAGTTCAAGACAGTAGAATTACAGCAAGAAGAAGTGCTTGAAGATCTGCCTAAAGCAATAAGATCCAGCATTGCCCAGCATCTATTCCATCCTACTCTTCAAAAGACCTACATGTTTAAGGGAGTCTCTCAGGACCTCATTGTTCAAATG GTTTCAGAGATGAAAGCAGAATATTTTCCCCCTAAGGTTGATATCATTTTGCAAAATGAGATTCCAACAGATTTCTACATTTTGGTGTCAGGATCAATG GAGGTGCTAGTTTACAAAAATGGTACAGAGCAG CTTTTGACAAAGCTAGGATCTTCGGATATGGCTGGAGAAATTGCAGTACTTCTAAACATCCCGCAACCTTTTACATTAAGAACAAAGAGGCTTTCTCAGGTCATCCGAATGAGTCATCATCATTTCAAGCAAATACTGCAGCCACATAGACAAGATGGAAAGATTTTACTCTCCAATTTCATTGAG TACTTGAAGGGCTTAAAAAAAGAGATGCTAGAAGAAATACCTTTTCTCACAGAATTATTGAGTGAACTAGCTACAGAG CCCATAGACACCAATGGGGATGCACAAAATCAAGAATCTCTAGATGGACATACAAGGGTAGAAG AATTAGCTGATACTGTCAGAGTGATTATCCATGGACATAGTCCTAACGAAAATACAACAGCAGGGAAACTTGTATATCTGCCTGACACCATTGAAGACCTTTACAGCTTGGCAG AGAACAAGTTTGGAAAAAAAGCAAGCATAATCGTCATGGCTGATGGCTCGCAGGTTGAAGAATTGAATGTTTTAAGAGAGAATGACCATCTTTATTATATCTTTTGA
- the LOC133803618 gene encoding protein SET DOMAIN GROUP 41: MEMEMRGKDDMEMGEDVTPSLPPLSFSLNDSLLSSHCSACFSPLPPLFLPPFPPTLLYCSSQCSNYDSALHHSSAESQLLDLLRSRPSIFPHSADSSDLRLALRLIIQSHSAARLAGLLTNRDKLTASFGFCDEILLRISEGARAMALARRMRDGLDFSSSEDEVSIEDVRLEESALCLVLTNAVEVQDNKTGRTLGVALYGQNFSWINHSCSPNACYRILLPSEIEASPFSPEETPLRIAPCCSGNEETQVIKSGVCSSDVLKKEFQVCYGPRMIVRSIKRIKKGEEVTVAYTDLLQPKAMRQSELWSRYRFICCCRRCNALPPTFVDRALEEISVVNVHSSCTSSDFDKDKATDMLNQYIDDAITDYLSLGDSQSCCEKLERVVTQGLFDEHLECKGTTPQPTYWMHPLHHLSLNAYTTLASAYKIRSNDLLASLSETNKNLYEAFDMSRTSAAYSLLLAGATNYLFQFEPSLIASAANFWASAGESLLDFARSSIWSEFFPASNLSSFTKYNCPKCSLREKVIQISISRHIKRETNLLRGQAQYSDFENISSQFLNCITNLTERAWLFLTRSCHHLKVFKDPIDFGWLATRRYVDLWDSPIHSSDTNVGSSTDTKEAISENEA; encoded by the exons ATGGAGATGGAAATGAGAGGGAAGGATGACATGGAAATGGGAGAAGACGTAACTCCTTCCCTCCCACccctctcattctctctcaacgATTCCCTCCTCTCCTCTCACTGCTCCGCCTGCTTTTCCCCTCTCCCTCCCCTTTTCCTTCCTCCTTTCCCTCCCACTCTCCTCTACTGCTCCTCACAATGCTCAAATTACGATTCTGCCCTCCACCACTCCAGCGCCGAGTCCCAACTCCTCGACCTCCTCCGTTCTCGCCCCTCTATTTTCCCCCACTCCGCCGACTCCTCCGACCTCCGCCTCGCCCTCCGCCTCATCATCCAATCCCACTCCGCCGCACGACTTGCCGGGTTGTTGACCAACCGCGATAAATTAACGGCTAGTTTTGGCTTCTGCGACGAGATTCTCCTGAGAATTTCGGAAGGAGCTAGGGCTATGGCATTGGCAAGGAGGATGAGAGACGGTTTGGATTTCTCGTCGTCGGAAGACGAGGTTTCGATCGAGGATGTTCGTTTGGAGGAGTCGGCGCTTTGCTTGGTGCTAACGAACGCCGTGGAGGTGCAGGATAATAAGACTGGGCGCACCCTTGGAGTTGCTTTGTACGGTCAGAACTTCAGCTGGATCAACCATAGTTGTTCTCCCAATGCGTGTTACCGGATTTTGCTGCCTTCGGAGATCGAAGCGTCGCCGTTTTCCCCTGAGGAGACTCCATTGAGAATTGCCCCCTGCTGTTCCGGAAACGAAGAAACTCAAGTA ATAAAGAGTGGTGTTTGTAGCAGTGATGTCTTGAAGAAAG AGTTTCAGGTTTGCTATGGACCAAGAATGATAGTTAGGAGCATTAAGAGGATAAAGAAAGGGGAGGAAGTGACTGTGGCTTACACTGACTTGTTGCAGCCCAAG GCTATGAGGCAGTCAGAGTTGTGGTCCAGGTATCGTTTCATCTGCTGTTGTAGGCGATGTAATGCATTGCCCCCAACTTTTGTGGATCGTGCATTGGAG GAAATTTCTGTTGTTAATGTTCATTCTTCATGTACCAGTAGTGACTTTGATAAGGACAAGGCAACTGATATGTTGAATCAGTACATTGATGATGCTATAACAGATTATCTATCACTTGGTGATTCTCAATCTTGTTGTGAGAAGCTGGAGCGCGTTGTTACTCAAGGTCTCTTCGATGAGCACTTGGAATGTAAAGGAACAACACCTCAGCCAACTTATTGGATGCATCCTCTTCACCATCTGTCTTTAAATGCTTACACAACACTGGCTTCAGCATACAAAATCCGCTCAAATGATTTATTAGCTTCATTATCTGAAACTAACAAAAATCTGTATGAAGCTTTTGATATGAGCAGGACTAGTGCAGCGTATTCATTACTGCTTGCTGGCGCAACAAACTATCTGTTTCAATTTGAACCTTCTCTTATAGCTTCTGCAGCAAATTTCTGGGCTAGTGCAGGGGAATCCTTATTAGATTTTGCTAGAAGCTCAATCTGGAGTGAATTTTTTCCTGCATCAAACCTCTCTTCTTTCACAAAATATAACTGCCCGAAGTGCTCTTTAAGAGAGAAAGTCATCCAAATTAGCATCAGTCGACACATAAAGAGAGAAACCAATCTGTTGCGCGGTCAAGCTCAATATTCGGATTTTGAGAATATATCAAGCCAGTTCCTCAATTGTATCACTAATCTTACAGAGAGAGCTTGGCTTTTTCTTACTCGCAGTTGTCATCACTTGAAAGTATTTAAGGATCCCATAGACTTCGGTTGGCTGGCTACCAGAAGGTATGTCGATTTGTGGGATAGTCCTATTCATTCTAGTGACACCAATGTGGGTTCTAGCACTGACACCAAGGAAGCTATTTCTGAAAATGAAGCTTAG
- the LOC133805527 gene encoding uncharacterized protein LOC133805527, with product MVSRNYRPSMEKSSIDLNRETSSTYVSETQPEHSVEGLENDAIVGNDQTSTHFWARIAKYYNTNQKGEQAKTGRQCKDHWNKMNQKVAHFNECYKRVQQAHHSGWSDEQILENAHQLYKSENNNSNFLLVDCWRLLKDEPKWNTMYQPKGGKRTKVSDTGAFTSSSNADISDDEVCEVRPIGQKAAKRKGKEKKDTHARFIEISERKASALEKLVAIKEKEAEDNRMTKYMDYLIMDTSHMTPEQKKDHENLCTYIKNNILKL from the exons ATGGTTTCAAGAAATTATAGACCAAGTATGGAAAAGTCTAGTATTGATTTGAATCGTGAAACATCATCGACATATGTCTCTGAAACCCAACCTGAACATAGTGTTGAAGGGTTGGAAAAT GATGCCATTGTGGGGAATGACCAAACTTCTACACATTTCTGGGCTCGGATCGCAAAATACTACAACACCAACCAAAAAGGCGAGCAAGCAAAAACTGGAAGGCAATGCAAAGATCATTGGAACAAGATGAATCAAAAGGTGGCGCATTTCAATGAGTGTTATAAACGAGTACAACAAGCACATCACAGTGGTTGGTCTGATGAGCAAATACTTGAGAATGCACATCAATTGTACAAATCTGAAAATAACAACTCAAATTTTCTGCTTGTGGACTGTTGGAGATTGCTAAAGGATGAGCCAAAATGGAATACAATGTACCAACCAAAAGGTGGTAAGAGAACAAAGGTGTCAGATACAGGGGCatttacttcttcttccaatgcagaCATCAGTGATGATGAAGTATGTGAAGTGCGCCCTATTGGCCAAAAGGCAGCAAagagaaaagggaaggaaaaaaaagacaCACATGCTAGATTTATAGAGATTAGTGAACGGAAAGCATCTGCATTGGAAAAATTGGTGGCGATAAAGGAGAAAGAGGCAGAAGATAATAGGATGACAAAATACATGGACTATCTCATCATGGACACGTCGCATATGACTCCTGAACAAAAGAAAGATCATGAAAACTTGTGTActtatattaagaataatatcctGAAGTTGTAA
- the LOC133804004 gene encoding thioredoxin Y1, chloroplastic-like yields MALSLSSSAISSLNSDRTTPLAAVSSSSSSSTLSFSSSLHFPVQLRRVRIGPKGASAPSRARVLPLVRAKKQTFSSFDDLLVNSDKPVLVDFYATWCGPCQFMVPVLNEVSAELNDKIQVVKIDTEKYPSIANKYKIEALPTFIIFKDGEPFDRFEGAMPANQLIQRIENTLKLKQ; encoded by the exons ATGgcgctctctctctcttcctccgCCATTTCCTCTCTCAACTCCGACCGTACCACTCCTTTAGCTGCCgtttcatcatcttcttcttcttcgactCTCTCTTTTTCGTCTTCTCTCCATTTTCCCGTCCAGCTCCGGCGCGTTCGGATTGGACCCAAGGGGGCTTCCGCTCCCTCCAGGGCTCGAGTTCTTCCTCTG GTTAGAGCAAAGAAACAAACATTTTCCTCATTCGATGATTTGCTAGTTAACTCAGACAAACCTGTGCTGGTAGACTTCTATGCAACCTG GTGTGGCCCTTGTCAATTTATGGTTCCCGTCCTCAATGAAGTCAGTGCTGAGCTGAATGATAAAATCCAAGTGGTTAAAATTGACACTGAGAAGTACCCAAGCATCGCTAACAAATACAAAATTGAGGCGTTGCCTACATTCATCATATTCAAAGATGGAGAGCCCTTTGATCGCTTT GAGGGTGCTATGCCTGCTAATCAGCTAATCCAACGAATCGAAAATACTTTGAAGCTTAAACAATAA